In Sordaria macrospora chromosome 5, complete sequence, a single window of DNA contains:
- a CDS encoding mitochondrial 54S ribosomal uL24m domain-containing protein translates to MDKLLRRVRMAEGMVARRAERKKTVMKRITQRKTNKREGETFTEAIRQRKAAIEARNEDWMLGPLAPRRELGEINPYTQNYYGTLSPTRVLLENKVSEEERKARVAWCGSPKFLCIAPGDRVVVTEGHHKDVIGTIEKLNTRNMTVEIKAEKLKTNTTLPDYVMGEDTKPVQPILARLPLSSVRLVHPLKDPETGEYRDVIIRELRPRDIVHDRPTRTRRMRRYVPGENIIIPWPKQEPIKREDQPADTLRIDLDEKTFVPTLFRPPAPIQVLDELRNKYSIFRTRHTPEYIAKKEAEEQEKETKKNAAKAMLTPVQEFNRKQRELRRARGQPVLTEEMLAKIGEVVARNKLGQQAGPQPKVKEETVAQIEKAVEQLSIGGEDATTTPEQPKA, encoded by the exons ATGGACAAGCTACTACGGCGTGTGCGCATGGCCGAGGGCATGGTCGCCCGCCGCGCCGAGCGCAAGAAGACCGTAATGAAGCGCATCACCCAGAGAAAGACGAACAAGAGGGAGGGCGAGACCTTTACCGAAGCCATTCGACAAAGGAAGGCCGCCATCGAGGCTCGCAATGAGGACTGGATGTTGGGTCCCCTCGCTCCCCGCCGCGAACTCGGCGAGATCAACCCGTACACGCAAAACTACTACGGCACCCTCTCCCCCACCCGTGTCCTTCTCGAGAACAAGGTctcggaagaggaaaggaaggccCGCGTTGCCTGGTGCGGCTCTCCCAAATTCCTCTGCATCGCCCCCGGCGACcgcgtcgtcgtcaccgaaGGCCACCACAAGGATGTCATCGGCAccatcgagaagctcaacacCAGGAACATGACAGTAGAGATCAAAGCAGAGAAACTTAAA ACAAACACGACCCTACCCGACTATGTCATGGGAGAAGACACCAAGCCCGTCCAGCCCATTCTCGCCCGCCTGCCTCTCTCCTCGGTGCGTCTGGTGCACCCGCTCAAGGACCCCGAGACCGGCGAGTACCGGGACGTGATCATCCGCGAGCTGCGCCCGCGCGACATCGTGCACGACCGGCCCACGCGCACCCGCCGCATGCGCCGCTACGTGCCCGGCgagaacatcatcatcccgtGGCCCAAGCAGGAGCCCATCAAGCGCGAGGACCAGCCGGCCGACACCCTGCGCATCGACCTGGATGAGAAGACGTTCGTCCCGACCCTGTTCCGCCCGCCCGCACCCATCCAGGTCCTCGACGAGCTGCGCAACAAGTACTCCATCTTCCGCACCCGCCACACGCCCGAGTACattgccaagaaggaggccgaggagcaggagaaggagaccaagaagaacgccgccaaggccatgCTCACCCCCGTCCAGGAGTTCAATAGGAAGCAGCGCGAGCTGCGCCGCGCCCGTGGCCAGCCGGTCCTCACGGAGGAGATGTTGGCCAAGATTGGCGAGGTTGTGGCGAGGAATAAGCTGGGACAGCAGGCCGGGCCCCAGCccaaggtgaaggaggagacggtGGCACAGATCGAGAAGGCGGTTGAGCAGTTATCGATTGGTGGAGAGGATGCGACTACGACCCCCGAGCAACCGAAGGCTTGA